A single genomic interval of bacterium harbors:
- a CDS encoding helix-turn-helix domain-containing protein, with product MRGVNDIQSLILSHHSDPSFCVQKLASMAGMSTSYLRECIHRTYQVSPHELIEVCRLEQAIRLLKTSYLPVEVVATKAGFWSTKTFRRALRRKFGCRPSDYRQNPDPAKPQ from the coding sequence ATGAGAGGCGTGAACGACATTCAAAGCCTGATTCTGTCACATCATTCCGATCCAAGTTTTTGCGTACAAAAGCTGGCCTCAATGGCCGGAATGAGCACATCGTATCTCAGAGAATGTATCCACCGTACTTATCAGGTTTCTCCGCATGAACTCATTGAAGTGTGCCGGTTGGAACAAGCTATCCGATTATTGAAAACGTCCTATCTTCCTGTCGAAGTGGTGGCCACGAAGGCCGGATTTTGGAGTACTAAAACATTCCGTCGCGCGTTACGCCGGAAATTCGGTTGCCGGCCATCCGATTACCGTCAGAATCCGGATCCGGCAAAACCACAATGA